The following nucleotide sequence is from Salvia splendens isolate huo1 chromosome 2, SspV2, whole genome shotgun sequence.
AAGCATACATAGATGCCAAACTTGCATCTAAAGCGAGAGAATAGAAATTAAATATGGTGATAGAAAAACGTACAGTGCTGACTGTCTGTTCCTCAGAAAGACAGAGACCTCGGGTTTCAGGCATGTGGTGATGCCCCTGGCAAGAGAACACAGAACACTGCGATAAGTAAGAATGGAAATGAAATTAGATTTTTCCTGGATTGAACCTGAAACATTACTTACATGCCTCTCCCCATCCATTGCTTCATTTAGTGCCTGCCTTTCAACCAAAAGCAACGGTACTTGCTGTGTCACTCTCATATTTAACCCTTCGTAGAACTCTAGTATATCAAGAAAGAGGGGCTGGCACTCATCAGTATCCATTATTGCAGAGTCCAGGCACTCCAAGCAGAGTATTCGACCATCATTAAGGGCAGCAAATTTAGCATCCCATGACTGCAAATCAAGGAAACATGGATAATAGACAAAAGCCTTGAAGTCCCACTAGCAAAATAAAGAGTATGAAAGTTTGGAGCTTGCTCCTGGCCTCCAGCTTACTTCCATTCGCTCACAACTACAACATCGAGTAGTTCCATCATGCTCATGACTCGGACAGTATTTCTGTGACCAAAAAGGATGTGCCCTATATTCAATAAGACCAGCTGCATTTGTAGGAATCTGTTGACGGAAAAACATAATATAAGCCTTCTCAAACAAACAAGAAGAAACACATTATTGTCAATCACAAATATGAATAGATAAGCCTGGAAATGATCATAAAGATATGCATCACCTTCTAGCAAAAAGTTCAGGTATTCAAGTACATAAAGCATTCAAACGGTACTGCTATTCCATCTAACCAGTCAACCAATTCAAAGACATCATTATGATTTAAATGCAAGTTGCAAAAAAGAATTTTGAGTAGTTTACATAACCAACCCTgtaaatattactagtatttctttaaaaaagagagaatgatttttttattgagcTATATGCGTTTTATGTTAAACAATGACAACATCCATTTACAATTTTTGAGCATCCAAATGTCTCAATCGCTGGAAACAGACTAAATAAGAAACAATCTTAACCTTCCAATGAACCAAGGACCAAGAGATCCTTGCAAGACAAATTTTGTAGACAAACTAATGAGACACTTACAAAGTGATTGCAGAGATCGCATTTTGGATGGTAAGACTCCTTGTAGCAAGTTTTGTGATAAGGATAGTTCCCGGACATGGAAAACTGCAGCCATTAAATAGACTTTAAAAATTGATATAAAGCTATTTAAATTAACTTAAATCGATTAAAAAGTTTGCACACAAGAGTAAAAAGTTTGAACCTCATAATCAGATATCGGTTGGCGGCATCCATTGCATCTAAAACATTCCGGATGCCAAACAGCACTCATGCAACTCAAAAATCTTCCATGGCCAATCTCTGTGTTGCATCCAGCACAAATCCTActgttaagaatattagtattctgtcccacatcaGTGATGAgacatagcctagcttagttTCTTATACTATATGTATGTGGCCTATGTTGAGTAATACAATATCCCTACACCTACTACTCttctctactatgtctatttacttttccgcatacatttatattttactgttctacacCCTACCACAACAATGCAAATAAGATTATTAACCACAACCTTTTCAACTTGGGTAGTTTACTGATCTGCATTCAAGGCTCTCAGGGAAATTTTGTACAATTATCCATTCATTAAGATCTGATGAAGATTAAAACATTTTTGCctcttaaaaaatgaattttgtaCATTTATCCCTTCATTAAGATctgatgaagaaaaaaaaaatttgtaactCATTTATATAGTAGACTAGCAGTATGAGAAAGACACTTTTACCTGAGACTTATAGAATAAGGAAATGATATAGGTTGGTAAAGGCTATCATTTCCATGTACATGTCCATGTCCATTTCCATGTGCATTTCCCATTCCAtgtccatttccatttccatttccatttccacgTGCATTTCCATGCTCGTACCCACTTCCATGCCCATACCCATGTCCTACACCACTGTCATTTGGGATCCCTGGCTGGGCTGGAGAATCGACATTCAAGCTCTCCTGGATAGCCCTAGCAAGTAGTTCATCTTCTTCCAATTGTGGTTCACTATCTATCCATCCAGAAATTTACTTTAATAAACTGGTGCAATTGTTACATAATGTTACATACACATATTTTTTACTAACCACGCTATAGAGAAGCCAACTGTGAGTAACAGGAAATAGCACTAATACAATTAACTACATCCCAAGCCAAGAGAGTGAAATTTTCTTAAGCAGACAATTACATACATTCAGAAAGTTGCACCATAGTAGAAATAGAGATTATTGATTGTACACAATCAAGGGTAGGCATTCCAGAGATAGATTACCAGAACTAAAAGTTATGTAAAGTGTAAACTATATAATGCAATACAagtccaagaaaaaaaaaattcaaagcaCTCACCAATAATAGTAGCTCCTCTTGGGTCTTCTTCTGAAAGAGATAATGCAATTGCACGGTCTATGTCTTCCATCTCTGACCATGAGTCCTACACCAATTTACCCTTACAAATTAGGTTCTCCCCTAAAGGAACTAAAGTGTAAGAGAACAAAATgatttgttttctctttttctgtttctttttgtttttgtacATGCAACTCATGCCACCACCAAGGACAAAGTGGTAATCTGAAAAAATATCAGTGGTTTGTGATAGAAAACACCTAACTCGCAACCTGTTTTGGTAATTGGGGCATACATCttttgtgaaataaattttcaaccAACAGCTCACAAACTGGCGCATATTCTTAGGATGAACAGCATATGCCCTAATTCAGTTAGTTTAAGCAACCTAACTCTTGTTGGTGCATAAATGAACTATTGAGCATATCAGGGGATGACTAATGCCCAGAGACATGGAGACATAACATTCTCGCACATGATGGTTGATAAACCACATCCCAGGTCTTCCAAACTAGCATAGATAACTTGAGAATCAATACCAGAAAaggaaaagtaaaagaaatcTGGATACATCTAATGAATTTTAAAGCTTCATGTAAATGTGATAGAAAGTGTATGTAATAATGCTTACCCATGAAGTAGATGGATTATTTTCCACTGGTACAGCTCCATATCTCCAATCATACTGCCCCTCTGAAACTTTATGCTCTGAacctttgaaaattttgttaaaCCAGCCCATTATGTGAAATGCAGTGTCCACATGCCCAACAAATCCTTACCCTGCCACCAAACAATTGGATAACGTTCTAGAATAATGCAAAGCGATGAAGTATGCCACCAAGAAGCTGGGAAGAAAGAGAGGGCATATACAACCAGAGAGGAAAGAAATGCAACTATTGAATGCCGGTTATTACATTTGTGACTGAACCCTCTACTTGTATGTTTGCTTCCCAtttaaaaataatgaacaaCGTGTGGGTTGGTAGCCGTAGCACCAATCTTTGTTCTCCGTGTTACATGTCTTAATCGAAGTAAAATCATTTAGTATTTTTATATCTTACAGAGATACATTGGATGGATCAAACAATTTGAATCACTCATGTTATGCCGCCCAATTTCAATCCTTCAACCGCATATAATCCACAATCATAAAAAGCCCAAATAAGAAGGGATAAAGCCACAAAGCTGTATTGGAAACAATATTTCCCCAAAAATCAATTAGTCAAAGGACCCCAAATGTTTCAAGTAGCAAGGTTAAAACCCCAGAAATTTTAGATACCAGTATGATATTTCCTCCTAATTGGCTGCTAAAATGTGTGCAACAAAGAATACAAAACCAAATGATCCCTCCATTTATTGTAAATTCATAACTTGAAATGCATGTACCATGAATTACACATTAGAGAAGCGGCTTACCTCAATATAAATCGACAGCAAAATCTGCAGGAATGGAAGAAGGATCAAAATGGGGAATAAAAGGATTAGCAAAAAAGTAACAACATAACAAAGAACAGCTTGAAGATGCTGGAAGATAGAAccttttttaatgttttatatCAAACAAAAGAAACCCGACTTTAATGTATTTTCCTCCTCAATTCTTCGGCAATAAATTAAGTTTTCATCAACTAGAACAAAATTGCTGAACAAAATTGCATATTGATGAACACCCAGAAATTTCTATAATTCGAGCAGCCCACCAAGATGCTAAAAACAAAATCTTTGGGGAAAATTCTACTATTATAATAGTGCGATCACATGAAAATTTGCTCGAAGTCAAAATAGATGAACATGTTTTGACTGATTTAGGCTAAATTAAAACCCCATAAACGTTTGACTAAGAAATATCAAACGCAGGTGGGCGTTTCGTTGGGTTGTTGAATTGCAATGGCTGGATAACAACTATATACTTGTTTGTACTCCTAAAATAGGGGAGACTTCAATTAAATGTTAAATTTAATTACAATATTTATGTTATATTCTCTTACTGTCTCGCTTTTACATGTTACTTTTGTAATTAAAtatagttaaaataaaatatatcaaaattgCTAAATATGATAtgcttattttttttcattgtcATATCTTATGTTAAGTTATTGCTTACGGGTCTAGAACTCGGATTTACTCTTATTATATGCATTCCTGAAAAACAAATGATTCTATTCTAATAAATAGATTGAGAGTTTGAGTCATCaactataatttaattagtaaaatagttcTAATCTAATCATAAGTTGGAAGTTTGATTCATCTTGATTTGTatgtgaaaattaaaaaacacaaaaataatatcatgaaattAAGCACTGTGAATCATAAACCATGAAAATAATAAACCATGAAAATAAGTGCAATATGAATGcaaaatattatactactactactattatgaTTTCTCAAAATATGATTCTTGTTGGTTTACTTATCCTGTGTTACAAATATCAAAGAAAGTTGTTAAATTTTTAACTTAGTTAATcgattaaatttaaataactatgTAATCAGtgtaataattaaagtattacaGTTAATCAAGGAGTATATGATTACATGGATTATGATTCCTTGCATATTACTAATCTGGTTGGAAAATATCAATGAAAGTTGTTAGGATTTTGAGCACGGgttaattaatcaaaatttaaataactaattggtataaaaattgaattatctAATTGGTTCGATAACTAAAGGTCACTCCTGACTTTCAAATTAACCAAGCTTTGAGTAAGATAATATTCTGCTCAGGTTCGAGTGTTCGACTCATTCTGCTACACAATAATATGGGGCTCTCAACcaaaattattagtatttcaCTAAAACATTATAGTACTTGTTTCTTTGGATGACATAAAGTGTATAATAATTAGTGTTTATAATGTAGTTGAAATTGAACATAAATCTGGTGATAAACAATCTCTTAAGTTTCATTGagaaaaattacattaaaaaaattgaagtttATGTACTAAGAAATAGAAACATTAATACCCCCACTTTTATTGCAAGGCCGCCTTATGATAGACAAGTAACCAAATGTCACAACAaaaatagatagatagatagacaTATGGCTCTAACAACAAGCCAACGAtctatagatagatagatagatagatatttAGGCGTATGGCTCTAACAACAAGCCAACGAtctatagatagatagatatttAGGCGTATGGGTCTAACAACAAGCCAGCGATCTGTTTATGAATTCCAGAATGCTGGACGCCATGACCGTCACCCTCTAGGTACATGAACTGTGCCACTCTTCCGAGATTAGCTGCTGACTCCGCCAAAATATCCTCAAATGGATGACCCGCAGCCATGGCTGTGTTCATCTCCTTCCACAACTCCCTCAACATAGACATCACATGTTCTTTCGCCTCTTTCTCCGAAGCATTTGTGTCGTTCATGTAACACTGGACTGCTTTCTGCACGTCGCCTCTCTTGAGCTCAAACTAGATTAATTGAACAAAGAAtagtaaatataaataaattggtTCCATAAGTAATAAAGAATACGTTAGGTACTTACCTGTGCCGTTCCGACATCATCGGCAAGCCTCAAAATCATTCCTGATAAGTAAAGTATGTCATGATATTCATACAAACTGTCGATGGTTGATTTGTCATAACTTGAATTTGGCAATGTGAAATGAAGTTGGGATATTATATTTGGAGATGCCACAGAAACCTTTGAATTGCCCATATATTCTTCTAGGGTTGGAATATATCCACTGTAGTACCATTTTGCCTCTTTTAAATATGATGCACCTAGATCGTACCACTGCCaaatttataacaaaaaaaatctcgTGTTAGCTCTCTCTCATCTTACGTTTAGATAAAAGTGattgttttataaataaaagcGGCAATTAATTACTTGCGAAAGCCTCGGAGCTAGCTTTCACAAGTGATTAGAGATGGCGTAGAAATGGTACCGATTTTATTAACCATGGGAAACTGATGAAATGTTCGTCTTGAATGAGAGTATCATATGCCATCTCGGAAACAAAGTTGTAGAGTGCCAAATAACAAACTTGCATGTAATAAGGAAGTTGGCCTATTGATTCAGTATCCCATCTGAAATTTAATCTTAAATTAATCAATCAATAACTGTTTGACTCGAACCGACAAactatttagtttgatttgaaaCTAAGCCTACCAGAAGCTCAGTGTTACGCTCAGTATTACGAAGACAATATATAATATACTAACCTTTGAAATGCATCGGTAAATAGTTGCAACTCCTCTACAGTACCATATACATCGTAAATATCATCTATAACCGTTACCAACATAATCATTTTGGCAGATGCTATTCTTTGATATCCATATTGACTTGGCTCAAACAACCCAACTCCCCAAAAGTAGGACTCCACAATCCGGTCCCTCACAAATGGGAGTTTTTCAGCAAGGCATAATCTATTCCACCAGCTATAACAAGGCTCAAACAAGTCAGCTTGGCTATATATATACGGAGACTgacgaaaaaaaaatattgatttttcCTAATTTTATACTTCGATATATCTTTGAGTTCTTGTTGATATGTTGCTTGCATAATTTTAAAATCGAGTAGGGCAAGCTCGTAAATAAGTGGATTATTATCCGGCCTTCTTGCATAAGCATCTAAGAACCATCTTGCCTCTAGTCTATGAATCCTCCAATGAAGAGGGAGATCCAAAGAATGTTTAATCCATGATAATAGATTATCATCACCACCTTCATCAAGTTTTTTCTGCAAACACTTTGTGGAAAATACTCTTGCAAGCTCTAATGAATCGTCACCTTCTCTCAAAAGGAAAGATGCTTCATAAAGTTGTAAAATCCCTTTGGTATCTTGAGCAAGGTTTTCCTTGAAATCACTCCCTTCCTCGTTCTTGAAGCAGTCAAATACTTCtgcaattaatattaattagttATATGATCATATGCATGTCAATTCCTATTTTTTTGCCTAACTCTAGTTTTGTAACAAATGTCAATTAAAACAAGGTCACATTATGGGATCAAAATGGGGTCATATTATACTAGCTTTACATTAAGAAAGAATGAGATGGGTGAGAGAAAATGAGAAACGAGATGGAAGGAAATATATATGCCAAATgagattatttaatttaatagtaTAACGAAGTTTCGCTAGCATTAGTAAGTCATGAAGCTACGTCAACACTGAAATCTTGATTAGTTCCAAAATCATAACAAATCAATAACTAAACAATTTACATGTACGTTATAAAATTGGaatgcaaaatcaaaatttaacgAAACTTTAGGAATTTATAGACAGATATCTCTAAGTTATTTTAATAGAAACACAATATGATCATATAATTACAATATTAGGTACCTTGGGACACATCAAAACCATGTTGTCGGAGGACTCTGAATCCAAGAGCTGTGAAATACAAACCCCTTTGATCACATGCTTCATTATTGTGGAAGCATTTGTGGTGGCTATGTATAAAACCTAAGATCTCCTTAATCTCATCTTGAAAAAAGTAAGACAATCCCAAATATTTCAAGTCATCAATCAATTCCAATTGTTGAACATGTTCCATTTTTTCCTCTTGCAGCAATATCTTCACTTGCACAATCAGCTCTTCTCTCCTACTTAAGTGCTTCtcctcctatatatatatatatatgtataaatttaCCAGCAATGAAGAGAGTAGTATTATATCAGAAATTTGAGAATAATAATACCTTATCATATGGAGAGTTTAAAGATTGAATGTAACTAAAATCCCAACGGGTAGGCTGGTAGTTTCCGGATCGACGAACTTCTTGTTGTACGGAGCAAGAAGTCCGGAGGCGAGCCGCGGGTGCAGTGCACGAGACAGGGCGTGCTTTTGAAGCTCTCCAG
It contains:
- the LOC121792715 gene encoding protein DA1-like isoform X2, whose translation is MGWFNKIFKGSEHKVSEGQYDWRYGAVPVENNPSTSWDSWSEMEDIDRAIALSLSEEDPRGATIIDSEPQLEEDELLARAIQESLNVDSPAQPGIPNDSGVGHGYGHGSGYEHGNARGNGNGNGNGHGMGNAHGNGHGHVHGNDSLYQPISFPYSISLRICAGCNTEIGHGRFLSCMSAVWHPECFRCNGCRQPISDYEFSMSGNYPYHKTCYKESYHPKCDLCNHFIPTNAAGLIEYRAHPFWSQKYCPSHEHDGTTRCCSCERMESWDAKFAALNDGRILCLECLDSAIMDTDECQPLFLDILEFYEGLNMRVTQQVPLLLVERQALNEAMDGERHGHHHMPETRGLCLSEEQTVSTVMRRPRTGGNRMLTEPYKLTRHCEVTAILILYGLPRLLTGSILAHELMHAWLRLNGYRTLRQDVEEGICQVLASMWLESQILSMPDTNNASTSSSSSSSLGAGSPFEKKLSIFFKHQIATDSSVIYGNGFRAGNEAVLKYGLQRTLDHMRETGNFPY
- the LOC121765943 gene encoding (+)-bornyl diphosphate synthase, chloroplastic-like, producing the protein MSTLNMHATILGKPVSCLHNWRASKARPVSCTAPAARLRTSCSVQQEVRRSGNYQPTRWDFSYIQSLNSPYDKEEKHLSRREELIVQVKILLQEEKMEHVQQLELIDDLKYLGLSYFFQDEIKEILGFIHSHHKCFHNNEACDQRGLYFTALGFRVLRQHGFDVSQEVFDCFKNEEGSDFKENLAQDTKGILQLYEASFLLREGDDSLELARVFSTKCLQKKLDEGGDDNLLSWIKHSLDLPLHWRIHRLEARWFLDAYARRPDNNPLIYELALLDFKIMQATYQQELKDISNWWNRLCLAEKLPFVRDRIVESYFWGVGLFEPSQYGYQRIASAKMIMLVTVIDDIYDVYGTVEELQLFTDAFQRWDTESIGQLPYYMQVCYLALYNFVSEMAYDTLIQDEHFISFPWLIKSWYDLGASYLKEAKWYYSGYIPTLEEYMGNSKVSVASPNIISQLHFTLPNSSYDKSTIDSLYEYHDILYLSGMILRLADDVGTAQFELKRGDVQKAVQCYMNDTNASEKEAKEHVMSMLRELWKEMNTAMAAGHPFEDILAESAANLGRVAQFMYLEGDGHGVQHSGIHKQIAGLLLDPYA
- the LOC121792715 gene encoding protein DA1-like isoform X1 produces the protein MGWFNKIFKGSEHKVSEGQYDWRYGAVPVENNPSTSWDSWSEMEDIDRAIALSLSEEDPRGATIIDSEPQLEEDELLARAIQESLNVDSPAQPGIPNDSGVGHGYGHGSGYEHGNARGNGNGNGNGHGMGNAHGNGHGHVHGNDSLYQPISFPYSISLSRICAGCNTEIGHGRFLSCMSAVWHPECFRCNGCRQPISDYEFSMSGNYPYHKTCYKESYHPKCDLCNHFIPTNAAGLIEYRAHPFWSQKYCPSHEHDGTTRCCSCERMESWDAKFAALNDGRILCLECLDSAIMDTDECQPLFLDILEFYEGLNMRVTQQVPLLLVERQALNEAMDGERHGHHHMPETRGLCLSEEQTVSTVMRRPRTGGNRMLTEPYKLTRHCEVTAILILYGLPRLLTGSILAHELMHAWLRLNGYRTLRQDVEEGICQVLASMWLESQILSMPDTNNASTSSSSSSSLGAGSPFEKKLSIFFKHQIATDSSVIYGNGFRAGNEAVLKYGLQRTLDHMRETGNFPY